Proteins co-encoded in one Arachis hypogaea cultivar Tifrunner chromosome 13, arahy.Tifrunner.gnm2.J5K5, whole genome shotgun sequence genomic window:
- the LOC112735232 gene encoding germin-like protein subfamily 1 member 17, with amino-acid sequence MAPPLRKTSGRLVGKKKPNLNYSSRRIKRRLEPITVSIFLNSDDEDDTSNAIDGNLDGLEVSQKNEEENESNSTSDKAVSKSSSEDNDVNALSLSVTAAPTISLIVPSTKNLMAATSDKPTPKANANKLTVKREAKNRLDAALIKNEGQFAKASSMLDSSNASLQSLEEKMLSSHEAAKEARNFQTALQTEELELHPLISLNFIVAFLALASSFASTYDPSPLQDFSVAVNDSKSVGIFLNGKFCKDPNLVVVEDFFKHVDAGNTSNKLGSKVTPVSVNELFGLNTLSISLARIDFAAKGLNPPHIHLRGTEILIVIEGTLYIGFVSSNKNNGQNRLFTEVLNKGDVFVFPKGLAHFQLNVGYENTVAVAALSSQNAGVITIANAVFGSTPPISDQVLAKAFQVDKNTVDYLQKI; translated from the exons ATGGCACCTCCTTTGAGAAAGACTTCTGGTAGACTTGTAGGAAAAAAGAAACCCAATTTGAATTACTCAAGCCGCCGGATAAAGAGAAGACTTGAACCAATTACAGtgtcaatatttttaaatagtGATGACGAGGATGACACATCAAATGCAATCGATGGCAACCTTGACGGATTGGAGGTCTCTCAGAAAAATGAAGAGGAAAATGAAAGCAACTCGACTAGTGATAAAGCAGTAAGTAAATCCTCTTCGGAAGATAATGATGTTAATGCCCTTAGCCTCAGTG TCACTGCGGCTCCTACCATTTCTTTGATTGTGCCTAGCACTAAAAATTTAATGGCTGCCACATCTGACAAGCCTACACCTAAAGCTAATGCTAATAAG CTGACTGTCAAGAGAGAAGCAAAAAATAGGCTGGATGCTGCTTTgataaagaatgagggtcaatTTGCCAAAGCAAGTAGCATGCTTGACAGTAGCAATGCATCTTTACAGTCACTTGAAGAGAAGATGCTTTCCTCACATGAAGCTGCAAAAGAAGCCAGAAACTTCCAAACCGCTCTCCAAACTGAA GAATtggaacttcaccctctaatttcATTGAACTTCATTGTTGCGTTTTTGGCTTTGGCATCATCTTTTGCTTCTACCTATGATCCCAGCCCTCTTCAAGACTTTTCTGTGGCAGTTAATGATTCCAAATCTGTTGGTAT TTTTTTGAATGGAAAATTTTGCAAAGATCCTAATCTTGTGGTAGTTGAAGATTTCTTCAAACATGTTGATGCCGGAAACACTAGCAACAAACTTGGTTCAAAAGTTACTCCAGTTAGCGTTAACGAACTATTCGGACTGAACACATTAAGTATATCGTTAGCTCGTATAGACTTTGCAGCAAAAGGTTTAAACCCTCCTCACATTCACCTAAGAGGCACAGAGATCCTTATTGTTATTGAAGGTACTCTCTACATTGGATTTGTGAGTTCTAATAAAAACAATGGACAGAATCGTCTTTTCACTGAAGTgctaaacaagggtgatgtgtTTGTGTTTCCAAAGGGACTTGCTCACTTCCAATTGAATGTTGGTTATGAAAATACTGTTGCTGTTGCTGCTCTAAGCAGTCAAAATGCAGGGGTTATCACTATTGCTAACGCTGTTTTTGGGTCAACTCCACCTATTTCTGATCAAGTTTTAGCCAAAGCTTTTCAAGTTGACAAAAATACAGTTGATTATCTTCAaaagatttga